Proteins from a genomic interval of Aquabacterium sp. J223:
- a CDS encoding TetR/AcrR family transcriptional regulator translates to MPASHPSAPSRKPAQTAAQRALQKGQQTRATILDGALSLAAQVGLEGLSIGALAEVCGMSKSGVFAHFGSREDLQIAVIREYHDRFEREVFFPALDQPRGLPRLTALFQRWVHKVSEEIDSGCIYISGAVEFDDRPGPVRDALAGMVSAWQSAMERAIRLAIDEGHLRADTDPLQLLFELHGLVLALHHDARFLRHPEAPQRARAGFENVLSRHRVAAEVTAVRSTRRADRAVAR, encoded by the coding sequence GTGCCTGCCTCCCACCCTTCGGCGCCCTCGCGCAAACCCGCGCAGACGGCCGCCCAGCGCGCGCTGCAGAAGGGCCAGCAGACGCGCGCCACCATCCTCGACGGGGCGCTGTCGCTGGCCGCGCAGGTCGGGCTGGAGGGCCTGTCCATCGGCGCGCTGGCCGAGGTCTGCGGCATGAGCAAATCGGGTGTCTTCGCCCACTTCGGCTCCCGCGAGGACCTGCAGATCGCCGTCATCCGCGAGTACCACGACCGCTTCGAGCGCGAGGTCTTCTTCCCCGCGCTGGACCAGCCGCGCGGCCTGCCGCGGCTGACCGCGCTGTTCCAGCGCTGGGTGCACAAGGTGTCGGAGGAGATCGACTCCGGCTGCATCTACATCAGCGGCGCGGTCGAGTTCGACGACCGGCCGGGCCCGGTGCGCGACGCGCTGGCCGGCATGGTCAGCGCCTGGCAGTCGGCGATGGAGCGGGCGATCCGCCTGGCCATCGACGAGGGCCACCTGCGCGCCGACACCGACCCGCTGCAGCTGCTGTTCGAGCTGCACGGGCTGGTGCTGGCCCTCCACCACGACGCCCGCTTCCTGCGCCACCCCGAGGCGCCTCAGCGCGCCCGGGCCGGCTTCGAGAACGTGCTGTCGCGCCACCGGGTGGCGGCCGAGGTGACCGCCGTCCGAAGCACGCGGCGGGCCGACCGCGCCGTGGCCCGCTGA